ATGTTGAAATCAGGAGCGTTAAAAATGGACAAACATTCAGATGAAAAAAAGGTCACAATGGAACTAACAATGAACGAATTTCAAAGACTTCAAAGACTATTAGAGCTTGATAAAAATGATGAAGAACAAGAAAAACGAAAAGAGGAAGAGAAGAAAAATCACAATTTCATTCAAGTTTATAGAGATCATATGCCAGAACTTCGTTGGTTGATGGCTAACCATAATTTCGCTAGTTCTCTTTTATTCTTTATCATTGAACATATGGACAACAGAAACGCTTTAGCTTGCTCTTATGCTGTATTTGAGGATTACTTTGAGAAGTCTAAAATGACCATTTACAGAGGAATTAAAACTCTTCAAGAAAACGGCTTTATAGATGTTTTGAAAATGGGTACTTCAAATGTTTATCTTGTTAATGAAGATCTTGCTTGGACTGCTAAAAACAACGAAAAGAAATATGCCAAATACGAGGGCAAAATCCTTGTTAGCAAAAAGGAAAATAAAGATTATGAATATCGAAATCAATTTGACCGTTTAAAGAATTTAAAAGAGCGTGAAAATCTAAAATAACCCATGACTTTTCATTCCAAAAATTATATAGTAATGAAAATATGATATGCTAATATTAGTGGTGAGTTCAGGGGGTTAAACCCTACATTCCATTAGTTTTTTGAATCTTTCTCCTGTTGGGTAGGAGTTTGATGAAAAAGATGACCTTTAACTTTAAAGGTCATCTTTTTTTTACCCGAAATATACT
The DNA window shown above is from Virgibacillus sp. SK37 and carries:
- a CDS encoding replication/maintenance protein RepL, whose product is MDKHSDEKKVTMELTMNEFQRLQRLLELDKNDEEQEKRKEEEKKNHNFIQVYRDHMPELRWLMANHNFASSLLFFIIEHMDNRNALACSYAVFEDYFEKSKMTIYRGIKTLQENGFIDVLKMGTSNVYLVNEDLAWTAKNNEKKYAKYEGKILVSKKENKDYEYRNQFDRLKNLKERENLK